A segment of the Amia ocellicauda isolate fAmiCal2 chromosome 5, fAmiCal2.hap1, whole genome shotgun sequence genome:
TTATTGTCCAAGatgcaaaagaaacaaacaatacagCACTTAATTAAAATACTTCCCCTTGAGACCCATGGTAAGGAATGCATTCAAGTTTAGTTCCTGATTTATCTCCTATTACTCGATgtccaattattttttaatagtgcATTGTAACTTCCTTTTCCCACAAGCGTCCTCAACTATTTTCAAAtaaagagaaataataataataataataataataataataataataagataagGGATCTCCTAAGAGATTGAATTTGAAACCTAGTTTGAATTTTATACAGATTCCAGTATGGTTTATTGTAACTTCAGCTCTTCCAGAAGTATAGCTAAGTTCTTTTAAGTTTTATGTTACACACTTATGTTATCCTTGCTTAAAATAAACCATGATACTCTGCTTGGATGAGGTTAACCCCCCCTTCTCAAACCTGAATACAAAGAGTCCAACATCATTTTGAAGTCATGTAGCTTAAAATACTGTAGTGCATCAGGGGGGAACATCTTGCGACTAGTGCTATGTGCGTTGTTATAGGAGTGTTACATGTCTTGTTGGGGACTAATTCCTCCTGTATATCAGCGTAGGAGTGCTAGGACACATAGCGTTGTGATTGTGGGAATGTCCTTGCTAAAATAAGTTCCTATCATGAGTTTACCTTTTTATGTTATAGGTGCATGTTATCTGTCACATAGGGTGAGGGGGTGGGGATAGATGACTTTCCTTAGAGACTGCCCCGGGAATGGTGCTACCTCCATCTAGTACCTGCTGGTGGGTGGGTTTAATAATACAGCCTTGGGTTAATAATAGTGCTTAGGAGACTCTATTCTTTAATACACCCCCTCACTACAATACTATTTAATTCAACAACCAGAAAAGCCAGTTCAAAGTGAAGGAAATGTTTAGGTATCAAATTATTACGAATGGTGTGTTTATTGGATGTATATGGTTTTGCAGAAAAGCTCAGTAAATGGTTCTAAATTGGCATATATTCCCACCTTAGTTTGTGTAAAGAtgttaatgtgtatatattgtaacacAGGGCAGGGCAGTGTGTTACCTGGAGAACAAGGGAATGGGATCTGTGGcagataaaaataaaccaaaaaaataaactgtgcaGAGCAATAACTACACCCGGTGGGTTCCTAGTTAGGCTGGTCAGACAGCCAAGCAGTCTGATGACAGGAGACGGTAGTGAAGGGAGTCAGGGGTCAGTATAACAGGCGGGGGGCGTTATTCCGGGGTCAGGGTGCTCATACAGGCAGAGTCCACATCCAACGCAAGATTGTTTGTCGGTGTACAGAGAcctctgttgtttttttcatactAAATATAGATCACCAAAGCATCTGTTGTCAACTAGAATAATAGCATGGCAGAAGTATACAACTTCCCCAGGCTTTTTCTGTTGCACATGAAAattgaaggaaaaaacaacagtcAAGCCAGTCAGTCTTGGTGAGTGTGCAGGTGTATCAGCACATTCACTTTGCCGGGATCTTCCCAGGGCAGTTCTATAAATAGTTCATCCTTGTTGCGTAGGCCAGGTCACGCAAAATGTACAACGCAGACTGTTCCCTTTGGGATGAAAAAAGCAGCAATTTATTCCTGACATTTCAAGAACATGACCCCTTACCAACACCAAACAATGTATCACCGATATCTCCCTCCACTCTAGAGACCTGCAAGTGCTGCAGATATTCAGTAAGGGCTAAGAAATCAGGGGAGACACAGTAATATTCATTTTATCCCTTTGCCCATTCCTCATTTCCCACCCCCACTGTCCTCTGTTCTGAATTTGCTTTGTCTGCTCAGGAGTGTTTtgcttgttgttttatttaccagTGGGAAACCATTTCAATGATTAATATTCAGTACCAAtttttgctttccaaaaatGTCTTTAATGCCCTCAAAATAATAATGGTGggttctgaaaaaatatagtGCTCTACCTCCTCACATTTTTACAGCTGTTTATGCCTCACACGGGCAAATGTTTCTTTCTACAGTTAAGGAAAAAAGTTTTCTCCCGCCCCCCTCCCCAAGACCAAGGGTGACACCTTATTCTGTTTTACAGACGTCTTCTCTTGTTCAGCATAATGGAGGTGTGGTATTCCCCTCTAGTGTACGCCTTTGACCTCTTCAAGAGGAAcactaagaaaataaataaataaataaataaacaaagcacaGACCTCTCTCATACCCATGACACCTTGGCTCTTGACTGCATTTTTAGCAGTTCAGGCAGAAAAAAAAGGTTCAGAAACAATGTTAAACACAGACtttcataattaattaaattccttGTAAATTGTCCAactgaccaaaaaaaaacatgtttgccTCATAGGTTTCTCAACATGTTTGACCAAGTTTCCATTTTTGGGAATAAGggattttttcccttcttaacaCTTACAGCCTTAACACGTTTTGCACAGTGGCTAaggtatacagtactgtatatgtataaatctatatatttatatagatatatattgattttgaaatataaaccatatcagcataacagagctacagtgagggaaaaaagtatttgatcccctgctgattttgtgtttgcccactgacaaagaaatgatcagtctataattttaatggtaggtgtattttaacagtgagagacagaataacaacaaaaaaatccagaaaaacgcatttcaaaaaagttataaattgatttgcatgttaatgagggaaataagtatttgatcccgtatcaatcagcaagatttctggctcccaggtgtcttttatacaggtaacgagctgagattaggagcactctcttaaagggagtgctcctaatctcagctcgttacctgtataaaagacacctgtccacagaagcaatcaatcaatcagattccaaactctccaccatggccaagaccaaagagctgtccaaggatgtcagggacaagattgtagacctacacaaggctggaatgggctacaagaccatcgccaagcagcttggtaaaaaggtgacaacagttggtgcgattattctcaaatggaagaaacacaaaataactgtcagtctccctcggtttgggtttccatgcaagatctcacctcgtggagtttcaatgatcatgagaacggtgaggaatcagaccagaactacacgggaggatcttgttaatgatctcaaggcagctgggaccatagtcaccaggaaaacaattggttacacactacgccgtgaaggactgaaatcctgcagcgcccgcaaggcccccctgctcaagaaagcacatgtacaggcccgtctgaagtttgccaatgaacatctgaatgattcagaggagaactgggtgaaagtgttgtggtcagatgagaccaaaatcgagctctttggcatcaactcaactcgccgtgtttggaggaggaggaatgaccccaagaacaccatccccaccgtcaaacatggaggtggaaacattatgctttgggggtgtttttctgctaaggggacaggacaactgcaccgcatcaaagggacgatggacggggccatgtaccatcaaatcttgggtgagaacctccttccctcagccagggcattgaaaatgggtcgtggatggtattccagcatgacaatgacccaaaacacacagccaaggcaacaaaggagtggctcaagaagaagcacattaaggtcctggagtggcctagccagtctccagaccttaatcccatagaaaatctgtggagggagctgaaggttcgagttgccaaacgtcagcctcgaaaccttaataacttggagaggatctgcaaagaggagtgggacaaaatccctcctgagatgtgtgcaaacctggtggccaactacaagaaacgtctgacctctgtgattgccaacaagggttttgccaccaagtactaagtcgaaagggtcaaatacttatttccctcattaacatgcaaatcaatttataacttttttgaaatgcggttttctggatttttttgttgttattctgtctctcactgttaaaatacacctaccattaaaattatagactgatcatttctttgtcagtgggcaaacatacaaaatcagcaggggatcaaatacttttttcccccactgtatataaaatgtactaTAGATCACTAAaagaaatatgtaaacatttaaaGCAAAGTGTTTGTGCTTCATTATAACCTGAACATGGTATGGATGAATACCTCATAAAGTTAATTACAGACTGGTTTACAATTCAATTTCCTTCCATTGATTTCCTGAATGAATTGACCCTCCATCCCCCAAACCACAAAAAGGAGTGAGCAACATTATAACTGAGTTTATACGTTTAATTTGGTTCGCTAAGGTCCCTGTATAGAGGTGCCCTGCACTGAGCTAGGGCTGTTGTCCCGATAATATGTGGTCCTGGGTCACAACCTTCTCTTTAGAAGTAATCTTGATCTTGACAAAACTGAATTTTAAATGTTAAGACCCATATACTATATAAAACCTGTTCATCACAATCACCCCATTCCTACTTTACACAATTTTATGTAATTTTGTATACAATATGTTTAGTAGACCTagatgcttttatatacataatccTGCAAggcaatgaaaatgaaatgaaaaagtatACCATGACTGTAAAATAACTGATAAAGTGACTATGACTTCATTGACTCtcatgtaaaacaaaatgtgttatacataaatacaaacacattcTTCCTTTATTTCTTTTGGCAGAGGCCAAACTGTAAATGTGCTAAATAGTAGTGGCATCATTTTGTTGACCTGGGCTGCTGGCTGACTGTgtacaattacattttgttatacagttacaacaataaattattttttaatcctaAAGTCCTAGATAATTATCTGATCGAAAAATGTATAATCATTTCAACACTGATCACTtaataaatttcaataaaataatttttcatCTGGAATGAGGTTTAACTTGGTCAATACAAATCCCACATGTATGGaaataaacaaagataaaaaGACCTCCTTGAATAGTGAAGCCATGTGGTTCCATCACTACAAACATTTGCCTTGTGTCTGTTTGGTCAGTTCCAACTTGATACCCCACATTCTGTTACTTTCACTTAAAATATAGCAACCTCAGTTGCACTTTGTTCTATGGGTAACAAACTGAAAGTGACCCCTTAAACCTGATTTACATATAActtataaaaaacaacaaaaaaacaacaacaacaacaataagatACAATCTAAAACTGATCATATTCATTCAAAATTCAAGATTTACTTTTTGACGGTCAGTATTTTCATCTGAAGGCACTCTTCTCGGAGAGCCGCCAGCTCAGTTTTGTATGTGCTGGGCTTGGCTTCGCTGTAAAAGCTAGGTTTTTTGGAGGACAAGGGGGTTTCCACTGTGATCGAGCCATTGGTCAGAGTTTCTAGTGACTTGCCCCTGGTGAAGAGGCGGACGAGGGTCCCCAGCGCCTGGGTCACGTCACTGCGTGCTCCCTCATTCACAAAGCAGTACAGGATGGGGTCAGCCACGCAGTTCAGGCTCGTGAGGGCCAGGGTGGCATGGTAGGTTGTGAAAATGTTCTCTTCAAAGCTGCAGTCACAAGGCTTACTCAAATAAACAACGCTGCGTGACAGAAGGACCATGTGGTAGGGGGCAAAGCAGAAAATTATGATCATGATCAAGCTCAGAGCAAGACGCTTGATCTTGGCTTTCTCCTGTTTCTCTGTGGAGATGTTCCCCTTGATGGCCTTGAGGATCCCCTGGTAGGAAAAGAGCATGAGCACCCAGGGGAAAAGGAACCCTAGGAAAATACGGTATAGGTTCATCCAGGCCACCCAGTCCTCCATGGGGTACTTCTCGAAGCAGAAGGTGTGATTGTAGCGGTCCTGGAAGAGCTCGTTGTGGAAAAGGGGTGCAGAGTTGGCCCCGATCTCGATGGCCCACACCATTAGGCTCACCAGCACCGCTGTCTTGATCCTGCGGATCTTGGCGAATTTTAGTGGATGTGCCACGGCCAGGTAGCGGTCCAGGGAGATGCAGCACAGGAAGGCAATGCTGACGTAAATGTTGGTGTAGAAGATGAAGCCAAAGAATTTGCAGGACTCATGCCCATGGATCCATTTGTCGTGGTGCAGGAAGTAGTCAATCCATAGGGGCAAGGTGGCGATATACAGAAGGTCAGCCACTGAGAGGTTGATCAGGTAGATCCCCAGTTCATTCTTTTGTTTGACCTGCAGGTATGCAGCCCAGAGGGCCATGCAGTTAGCAGGCAAGCCAAGTACAATCACAATAATATATAAGGTGGGCTGGAAAAGATGGTCAATTTTGGAGTCCACATTGCAACTGATCAAAGAGGAGTTGCacattgtttgattgtttggaATTTGTGTGCAATGCTTTGTTCAGAACCTGATCATTTCAGGATACTGCACAAGATTCCTTAAATGTGCCTCTGAGTTGAAAATGGAAAAGTACCCAGTAAAATTACTCTTATTCCACCTCATGGCAACAAATAAATCACAGTGTTCTGGGAAAGAAAAGATACACTAATGGTGTTTGCTTTTGGACAAAATTATTTTCTTCTGAAATGTTCTGCAGATTTTTTGACAATACCTTTCAGGAACAAAATACCTAATGCACATTAAGAAACTGGAGAGATGGTCAAGAGGTAAAACAAGCCAGTAATCCAAACAGAACAATGGTCCCAAACCCAGAACCCTGAGAAGGTAGAGGATTTGCAAAGGTTGTCAACAGCAGCAGGGATAATAGATTCCTATGGTGAAGTTTTATGAGGTTCTTgcagtatacaaaataacacatattCAATCTAAGCAGTCCTGATATCTTTACAGTGAGGGTTGCAACAAGTTCCTTCCCTGGTTTCCATCCACTGCTTCTAAAACAGCTTGTTCCCAACAGCGAGTAAAGGATCCCGTTATCAATAAAGGGCCAAAACATAAATCCAGTTTCACTGCTAAGGTTTCCATAAATGGTTCAGTGAAATTTGCAGTGTTGTTTCGGTAAAGGGAGGGGAAGTGGGGAAAAGGCAACCACCAAAGAATTCAAGAGCTTCTAGCCATCCTCTGTCTTTTTCTCTCAGCAAGGGGAGACCATCAAATCAGCAGGAGATTCAAGTCAAGCAGTCCTTCTCTGCTGCTCTCTTTACCCCAtctacaaatgaaaagaaagagGGCAAATGTTAACCCACATTTTATATCATTTTACAAGCGTGTTATTATTTGGGGATTTATTTTTCTGGCCTTATCATAGTTTATATTCCACACAGTTAGTTTAAATTACTTGATATCCTTGGATCcatgtattttgtaaatgtcatttcttattacatttaataaaggAAATAACAGTTTGGAGCCCTGAATAAGCTGAATGTTAGGAAGCTCTCAAGGGCCCTTACAGAACATAGCCCTGATTAACTTGTAGACCCAGCTGGTGTCTCAGCTACATAGGGAAGATCTGACTTTCTGCCAAAGACTTAGGGAAAAGGGGGTAAATGCCATGTTCCAATGGCTCTTCAACAGGGAGGGGTTAGTGGTTTCCTTCAAGATAATTTCTAactgattaaatgtaatattaaaaacacaacaccCTTTGTTGGCTAGTGAGCTAGTGACTGGATTGAAGAATGGGATATTAAATCTGTGGGAGCTGGGTCACTGGATCAAGTCCAGTGAATGTTTGTAAAGGACAGCGTACTTGCCACAAGTATTTAAATCAGActcttcaaaacagcatttttTGGCGTTGTTTGAAtgtgattatttaaaaaaatcctctgtatttttaaatcttaCATACATTTACCTTGAACAGTGTGGGGATTTGGGGATTTGAAGCAATGGCACCCATGCagaacacagaaacacatttaCATTGAAAGGTTTTGGAACATCTGATTCAGCGTAATTCCTAGGTGTGTCTGAACATTAATGGGTAACACATTAGGagacatttatacagctgtagGGCAGCAACAATTTGTTGCAAAAGGACAGAACAAACAAAGTTATGTTTCTCGGCAACAGATCATATTGATTTTTGtgaaattaaaagcaaacattaattaaataatttaaagcaaATACTGGAATGTAGGATTCATTGTTCCTACATATAGTTTAATTTAATGCCAGAGTTTTAGAAGTTGTCAGAAGTCTacttaaaacatttgcacatggCTCAAACATAGATCTCACAAGTTACACTCATTACGGCTCCCAATGGAAGAGAACTTAAGTTTAAACTGAAACCACCTTATGTAATACCTCAACCTGCTGAGTGATTGGAAAGCATgtcagatgtttttgtttttttaggaaTTACAATTGAGGTGAATCCAGAAACTCAGAGAGAGGAAATGATACAAGTCAGAAGCTGAAATAACAGAAGTAGGAGCTGTTTTTTCACTTTCTGTGTTCAGAGCATATGGGGTGGGGAGTGTTGGTGCAGAATGCTAAGACATTAATGAAGAGAAACCAGTGGAGAAGTAACTTGGTCTTGTCAACCTACCCAACCAGAAGGTTGCAGTACAGACAAAAAGAGAAGTCTTCACATTGTCTGGAAAGGATACATGTGGTTAGTTCTTCCATTATATAGCCTATAGATCTCAAGGaccctttttttttcattattccaAAGTTTGACAGACTAAACAAGGCATGaacaatgaaatgaaaaatgacaGGCACCATACGTTAGCTGCTGAAGCAACACCTAGTGAGGTAGAGTGCAATATTTTAGTGAACCTTGTGATTTACTGCTTCATTAAAAGAGTTTTCATGGTTAAAGCATTAGACTTTTTGTTGATGATGTTCAAGTAGGTTACAAATTAATACTTAGAAAGACAGAAGCATTAGAGGACTATGAGAAAATCTCAAGATTTTCCATGCTAGATTTAGAATTTGACATTCTAGATGAACTGTAACAATGCAATgctaatgttttttctttcctctccaTCATGTCGTTGTActataaatacaatttgaaattatGCTAATGAGTGTGATTACAAAAGATTCCAACTACAGACTGGGACAAATTACTTAAAATGTCTGATAAAAATCTCCTCTTACCATtagacagcagcttgtttttgTACTGAATTGCATACTCATATACTGCGGTGTATCATACACACCAGTATGAAGTTAGACTCCTGAAACTTGCTTAATGAACTGATGAAGCCACATGTTGACATGATGATAGAATACATTCTCAGAATAAAATTTGCACAAATAACCACAAAAAACAGAGATTGGACTTATTTTCTACGTCATTCTGTACAGATTACCATGGTTACAAAATAGTGTGCCTTTATAAAGTTTGAATCTACAATGTCTGTGTTATTTGCCAGAATCAGAATgaaaaacactaataataatttggCACTCAAGCAAACACTTCTGTCATGGGACTGGACttaaaaacagagagagagaagcaagcTTGAAACAGTCATTCTCCAATATATTTTACTTGTATCTAGAATTCACTTATACATTGATGTAATAATATTTACACAACAAAACCATCAAGTCTAACAAAATCATGTTTCTGACCAGATCTATAAAAAGCACAGAAATGCAAATGATGCTCAGATACACAGTGGAGGAACTAAACACTTCTTGATGTGGATCTTGGTTGGTTCACTGAGCTACATACAGATTAGTACAATAGACCAAACAGGCTTCTCTCATCTGTAAGAATTTTTGCGTTCTCATGGGGAATGAAAccgaaaaaataaagaaaacaaataattatgaaACACTCGCAGTAGCTTGGAGTTGACGGATATCCACAGATGTTCTGCAACTGTAACTTGGCAGAGCGATTAGACATGAAACCACAAGAAGTCTTGCCCAATTCTTCCTTCAACACTGAGTGAAGTTTATTGCACTTGCCTACAAGCTTCCTTCATTTtgaaagatcaaaacatttctaGAAATTTCTGACATCTGTTTTCTGTAATTAGTGTCATTAGTGTATTAGCTTCATGCGAGCCTTAGATCTTAGTGCTAAAagctattttattttgcagagtAGCTCTCGACTAATTATCCAGGCTCCTATGTGGATAGCTCTACACAGATTTGAATTGTCTTTGGAGTTATCTCTTTTGTCCGGTGACAATCATAAAATGTGAGAGTTTCACTAAACATCATACTTGTGGTGAGAAGAGACAAAACAGAGAAAATGTCTTAGGGCCTTGATATACTTTGATACACAAGGACAGAAATACCAGGAAAAACTCAATGCTTTATTTGGCCATCTAAATCCTTTACAATTGGGGCACTGCTGAGACAAAAGGAACCCCAACTTGTTTTAGTCAGAATCGTTGACTTCATAGCACAGACAATATTAAAGTTATTTCAATCACCTAAAGAAAGCGGCAATATTTCAATGCAGATAGAAACTATTATTTTCAGAATGTACTTTATTCACCAGTGTTTTTTTACTTTCCTTGGAAACAACACATTGTTCCATATTAGCATGTATTCAAATAAAAGCTTCACTTAGTAACCATTACCTTAGAAGTTACCCTGAAAAAAGGACTTCTTCATCCAGTAACTGTATACATGTAAAAGTCTAAATTTAACAATGTATAACATGACCTTggaaataattaatgtaatagatatatattttgtatactttgttttctttaatt
Coding sequences within it:
- the gpr4 gene encoding G-protein coupled receptor 4, yielding MCNSSLISCNVDSKIDHLFQPTLYIIVIVLGLPANCMALWAAYLQVKQKNELGIYLINLSVADLLYIATLPLWIDYFLHHDKWIHGHESCKFFGFIFYTNIYVSIAFLCCISLDRYLAVAHPLKFAKIRRIKTAVLVSLMVWAIEIGANSAPLFHNELFQDRYNHTFCFEKYPMEDWVAWMNLYRIFLGFLFPWVLMLFSYQGILKAIKGNISTEKQEKAKIKRLALSLIMIIIFCFAPYHMVLLSRSVVYLSKPCDCSFEENIFTTYHATLALTSLNCVADPILYCFVNEGARSDVTQALGTLVRLFTRGKSLETLTNGSITVETPLSSKKPSFYSEAKPSTYKTELAALREECLQMKILTVKK